A genomic region of Haliotis asinina isolate JCU_RB_2024 chromosome 1, JCU_Hal_asi_v2, whole genome shotgun sequence contains the following coding sequences:
- the LOC137275782 gene encoding uncharacterized protein, with the protein MARFGGFYSNHSLRVTTTTRLYDSGLDEQLIVERTGHKSLAIRSYKRTSAEMEARVDGVIQRKSSKRTCAALSTVRRPTETDTAPSPTAAPVLTTTNKSDDGTASEKERDLKLVLRDGVVLSLTF; encoded by the exons ATGGCAAGATTTGGTGGATTTTATTCAAATCATTCACTGAGGGTGACTACAACAACACGTCTCTATGATTCTGGCCTAGACGAACAGCTGATAGTTGAGAGGACAGGACACAAGTCTCTGGCAATCCGAAGCTACAAG AGGACCTCAGCAGAGATGGAAGCCCGCGTAGATGGCGTCATTCAGAGGAAGTCCAGTAAACGTACATGCGCGGCTCTGTCGACAGTCAGAAGGCCTACTGAGACAGACACGGCACCGTCACCAACAGCTGCACCAGTTTTGACCACCACCAACAAGAGTGATGACGGCACTGCTTCGGAAAAGGAACGTGATTTGAAACTTGTTCTGAGGGACGGTGTTGTCTTGTCGCTGACATTCTGA